In Thermanaerothrix sp., the DNA window GGGCGGGGGAGCACGGCCGAGGGTTTGCGGTGGTGGCGGAGGAGGTGCGGAAGCTGGCGGAGGAGTCCGCCCAGGCGGCCAAGGGCATATCGGAGATGGCGGAGGCCATATCGAGGGACCTCAACGTGGTGGTGGAGGCGGTGGAGGACAACGCCAAGGGGGCGGACCAGGTGAAGGACCTGTCCAACAGGGTGTTGGAGGCCTTTCAGCGGATAAGCGAGAGCCTAAGCGGCATATCCATGGCGGCCCAGGACATGGCGGCCACCGCCGAGGAGGAGGCCGCCAGCGCCCAGGAGATAGCCACCGCGGTTCGGGGGATGACGGAGCGAATAAGAGAGGTCACCCAGGCGTCGGAGGTGGTTAAGCACCAGATGGGTGATGTGACCTCCGCCGCTGAGCAGGTGGCCCAGGGAGCGGTAAGCCTTGCGGAGCTGGTGCGGAAGATAAACGTGGAGTTGGACCGGTTCAGGGTTAAAGAGGGAGGTCAAGGGGTTGCGGCTGTGTCAGCCGCTGGGGTCGCCGCCGTGCCCCTCCCCGCCGGAGCGGCTTAGATGGGCCCCTGCTTTACAAGGAGGCAGTCCCGCCTTTGAAGGTTAACCAAGGCCCGGGTCCGTCCCGGGCCTTGTGGGTTTTACGGCTTCTACCCTTCCTTTTGTTCCAAAAAGGCCCGCCGGATCCGTTCCCTTAGGTCCTCCTCGAAGACCACCCGTATGGCCATGGCGCAGAGGGCCTTGGCGCCCTTTATGAGGGTCTCGTGGGCCCTTGGGGTCTTGGTGGTCTCGGCGAACTCCCGGGTGTGCAGGGGCACCTTTCGGTCCCATATGGCCAGCTCCGGCTGCAGCGCGGGGCAGCGGCGGCTCACGTTCCCCACGTCGGTGGAGCCCGAGGGGCCCGGTCCCTTTGAGAGCTTGAACCCCAGCTCCTTGAGCACCTCTCCCATGGCCTCCTCCGCCGGGGGGTTGGGCATCATGTGGTCGAAGCTGGTCTCGTTGTGCCTCCAGGACACCGTGGTCTCCGTGGCCATGGCGCATCCCTTGGCGCAGTTGAAAACCCGCTCCATGAGGCCGTTCAGCTCCTCCCGGGTGGGGCAGCGGAAGTACCAGTGGGCCTTGGCCTCCTCCGGCACCACGTTGGGGGCGGCGCCGCCGTGGGTGACTATGCCGTGCATGCGGACCGTGGGCTTCACGTGCTGGCGTAGCATGTCCAGGGCGTGGAAGAATAGGGTCGCCCCGTTGAGGGCGTTCCGCCCCTCCCAGGGGGAGGCCGCCGCGTGGGAGGTCTTGCC includes these proteins:
- a CDS encoding methyl-accepting chemotaxis protein, which produces AGEHGRGFAVVAEEVRKLAEESAQAAKGISEMAEAISRDLNVVVEAVEDNAKGADQVKDLSNRVLEAFQRISESLSGISMAAQDMAATAEEEAASAQEIATAVRGMTERIREVTQASEVVKHQMGDVTSAAEQVAQGAVSLAELVRKINVELDRFRVKEGGQGVAAVSAAGVAAVPLPAGAA
- a CDS encoding M20 family metallopeptidase; the encoded protein is MNRKEQAMTEAFRFLDENRGAACSMSDRIGDNPELGGEEFNTAREFKTVLLEGGFQLEDQLLGLKTAFAARWGQGPVRIALLAEMDALPDIGHGCGHNLHGTASVYAALALARALHPQEAVVTLFGTPAEETQGAKAAMADAGLFDREDLALMFHCCSEINFTDYRSMAMDSLEFTFKGKTSHAAASPWEGRNALNGATLFFHALDMLRQHVKPTVRMHGIVTHGGAAPNVVPEEAKAHWYFRCPTREELNGLMERVFNCAKGCAMATETTVSWRHNETSFDHMMPNPPAEEAMGEVLKELGFKLSKGPGPSGSTDVGNVSRRCPALQPELAIWDRKVPLHTREFAETTKTPRAHETLIKGAKALCAMAIRVVFEEDLRERIRRAFLEQKEG